A part of Salvelinus alpinus chromosome 5, SLU_Salpinus.1, whole genome shotgun sequence genomic DNA contains:
- the LOC139576674 gene encoding neurofilament medium polypeptide-like, producing MSYPMDYLYGHGSYSRTPQGHSTRPAASLSSSGYHSQPWTTSQRRRPAYSQAASADSLEIFNGDTTRRNEKEILQTLNDRFAGYIDKVRNLELINSNLEQEAAALRQSQTGRATVGEHYQREMGDLRAMVQQLTGEKARTLLEHDHLEEDIQHVRTRLEDEARSREELESAARVMNKYVDESGLVRMELDKKLFALQEEAAFLKKNHEDEVAEMLAQIQGAQVRFEARDTIKADVTSALREIRAQLDGHATKSAMQAEGWFKVRMERLADAAHSNTDAIRGAQEEIAEYRRQLQSRTIELETLKGTKDSLERQCMDSEDRHHGDIHSLQETIHQLDGELKSTKWEMASQLREYQELLNVKMALDIEIAAYRKLLEGEETRFLSGPSLFSYSSVHLKLKGEELSDTVILEEQTDETQVTEVTEEGEEEEKGEEEEGEGSEDKGGEEEEGDKEEEKGSEDKGGEEEEGDKEEEEGSEDKGEEEAGEDKEKSKSPEEAASPSKSPTKTPQPKSPAVKSPESKSPPAKSPLPKSPAKSPAPKSPTEKSPQPKSLAVKSPSKSPPSKSPESKSPPPKSPLPKSPEPKSPIQEKAKPPAEDKPAKEEKKEKEQPQPVKEEKKQEPEPKEKEKSESQPKEKAEEKTDKPDPKESKPEETPTPAPPAAALAKPAEEKPAPAKESPTAAKKEDEKQTPSKTDDKPQAELKPAPKESPESKKEKKPEPKEEVKEDKQEASKGSDSTEVKDTKVEGKAEKDEKSSSIEVKEKAMK from the exons ATGAGCTACCCAATGGACTACCTCTACGGCCACGGCTCCTATTCCAGGACACCACAGGGACACTCTACCCGGCCCGccgcttccctctcctcctccggcTACCACTCCCAGCCATGGACGACCTCCCAGCGCCGCCGCCCGGCCTACAGCCAGGCAGCCTCTGCCGACAGCTTGGAAATCTTTAATGGCGACACGACTCGGAGGAACGAGAAGGAGATTCTGCAGACACTCAACGACCGGTTCGCCGGTTACATCGACAAGGTGCGGAACCTCGAGCTGATTAACTCGAATCTGGAGCAGGAAGCGGCTGCGCTGCGACAGAGCCAGACGGGGCGGGCTACCGTGGGAGAGCACTATCAGCGTGAGATGGGGGACCTGAGGGCTATGGTCCAGCAGTTGACCGGGGAGAAGGCACGCACACTCTTGGAGCATGACCACCTTGAAGAGGACATCCAGCATGTGCGGACCAGGCTCGAGGACGAGGCACGCAGCCGGGAGGAGCTGGAGTCCGCAGCACGCGTCATGAACAAGTATGTGGATGAGTCTGGGCTCGTGCGGATGGAGCTGGACAAGAAGCTGTTCGCGCTGCAGGAAGAAGCCGCGTTCCTGAAGAAAAACCACGAGGATGAGGTGGCCGAGATGCTCGCACAGATCCAGGGTGCACAGGTGAGGTTCGAGGCTCGAGACACGATCAAGGCGGACGTCACGAGCGCACTGCGGGAGATCCGCGCACAGCTGGATGGCCACGCGACCAAGAGCGCAATGCAGGCAGAGGGATGGTTCAAAG TGCGTATGGAACGGTTGGCGGATGCAGCTCACTCTAACACGGATGCAATCCGCGGTGCCCAAGAGGAGATAGCCGAGTATAGACGGCAGCTGCAGAGCCGCACCATCGAACTGGAGACCCTCAAAGGAACCAAGGACTCTTTGGAGAGACAATGCATGGATAGTGAGGACAGACACCATGGAGATATCCACTCCCTACAG gagaccATCCACCAGCTGGACGGTGAGCTGAAGAGTACTAAGTGGGAGATGGCCAGTCAGCTTAGAGAATACCAGGAGCTGCTGAACGTCAAGATGGCTCTGGACATAGAGATAGCTGCCTACAG GAAGTTGCTGGAAGGGGAGGAGACTAGGTTCCTATCTGGGCCAAGCCTGTTCTCCTACTCCTCCGTTCACCTTAAGCTGAAGGGGGAGGAGCTCTCAGACACAGTCATACTGGAGGAACAGACGGATGAGACACAGGTCACTGAGGtgacagaggaaggagaggaagaggagaagggtgaagaggaagagggggaaggatCTGAGgataagggaggagaggaggaagagggtgataaggaggaagagaaaggatcTGAGgataagggaggagaggaggaagagggtgataaggaggaagaggaaggatcTGAGGATAagggggaagaggaggcaggTGAGGATAAAGAGAAGTCTAAGTCACCTGAGGAGGCTGCTTCTCCATCTAAGTCTCCCACCAAAACCCCCCAGCCCAAATCTCCCGCCGTCAAATCCCCTGAATCCAAATCACCCCCAGCCAAATCTCCCCTCCCCAAATCACCCGCCAAGTCTCCTGCCCCCAAATCTCCCACAGAGAAATCTCCCCAGCCCAAATCCCTGGCTGTGAAATCACCATCTAAATCTCCCCCTAGCAAATCCCCAGAGTCTAAGTCCCCTCCTCCCAAGTCCCCCCTCCCCAAGTCTCCTGAACCCAAGTCCCCCATCCAGGAGAAGGCCAAGCCCCCTGCAGAAGACAAACCAGccaaggaggagaagaaagagaaggaacAACCCCAGCCTGTAAAAGAGGAGAAGAAACAGGAGCCAGAACccaaggagaaagagaagagtgaGAGCCAGCCTAAAGAGAAGGCTGAGGAGAAGACAGACAAACCAGATCCCAAGGAGAGCAAGCCAGAGGAGACCCCAACACCTGCCCCTCCTGCCGCCGCCTTGGCCAAGCCTGCAGAGGAGAAGCCCGCCCCCGCCAAGGAGAGCCCCACCGCTGCTAAGAAGGAAGATGAGAAACAGACCCCATCCAAAACAGACGACAAACCTCAGGCAGAGTTGAAGCCTGCCCCCAAAGAATCAccagagagcaagaaagagaagaAACCAGAGCCCAAAGAGGAGGTGAAGGAGGACAAGCAGGAGGCCTCTAAAGGGTCCGACAGTACAGAGGTGAAGGATACGAAGGTGGAAGGGAAGGCAGAGAAGGACGAAAAGTCCTCCAGCATTGAGGTCAAAGAGAAAGCCATGAAGTGA